The Quercus lobata isolate SW786 chromosome 4, ValleyOak3.0 Primary Assembly, whole genome shotgun sequence genome segment TCTGGCAAGATGGGGATATGAAATGCAAATGTCTGAATTACAGGCAAAAAACGTCCTGAGGTGCTGGCAGTTGCAGGTTATTGGTTACTCGGTGCTAATAAGAACAAGAGTAAGATGTAAGTTGTGAAGATGAGGGGTGGTATTCCAATCTGGGTGGTCACGGTGTTGGTAGAGATGGTATCGACATAGTCAAGTGAAAGGGTATATTCTCTTTTCTAGGtattattttattcatgttGTTAAaagtatgtggttaaatgataaaatttaccatatcccaaTAGCTTAAGCTTTACCATATCCCAATAGCTTAAGCTtaagcttaagcttttggggcaatcagtaatttaacacatgttctttttttctttccacactattaataaatttacaaaacaagGACATGAGCTTATAACTTATAAGCTTATTTGTGTAcactaattagtaatttatGATTAGAATGCTACATATAGATACATAATAATACCCTACTCCCTGTTTAGGTTGCATATATGTAGACACAGGTTTAAACAAAATAGATACACCATGTAGCAAACCATTAAAATCCCAGGTGCTAAACAAAATAGCAATCaatgtaaaatataatttcaaaattataaataatacaTAACTAAATCTCCTATGGTTCATCCAAAGCAGGTTTCTTCTGtaacttcaaaaagaaaaaaagttaataaattatCCCCTGGTCTTCCAGTCACCACTAAGCAAGCCCAGTTAATCACAACAGGCTTTGTTTTGCTGTTGAGATGCAACCCAAAAcaataataacactaaagaCAACAGCATCACAACAATAATACATCAAATCATCATTAAAGGTTATGATGTAGTACTGTTTTCCAAAGCCAGGTTGatccaataaaaaatacttaTCTCAATAATCTAGGATGCATACTAATATACCAAAAAGGAGGACCATTCTGATATGTGAAACAAAAAGGTGAACGCCGTAGGCCATGTTCACTGGAATGTGGAATGATGTGAGAAGGATTGTATATAATTGTATAGATGATTTCCTTAGAAGTAAGAAAGTTGTATGATTTTGATATCAGTCATTATGTTTCTttagaaaaaggaagagaagggaagaaatgatatgaaattttcagatttccAAACTTGTATATCTGAACTAAAGCATAACTTATCTTATATTCTTGTGTAAAACACCATTGTGTTCAATTAAGCAACGGAGAATGCATTCAACTACTCAAAagataattaaaagaaaaccaaaaagaaaaaacaagtcATCAACCAACAAAATGCAAAATACAACAATTATAGAAAACCACCACATCTTCACAGCAAAATCCCAGAAGATCAAGAATCAATGAGACATAAATCTTTACTAACACAGAATAATAAATTTCCAGGTAGTAAAGGATGCTTACAATAACCATTACACTAAAGAGaatcaaatttgattatatGTATAGCATTCAAGTAAAACCATTGCACTTAAGATTAGTTAAACCAGAAAcctttgaaaaatgaaaatcgcAATAACTATTTATCTTATTAACATTCACGTTACCTTATAAAAGCAACTACTCCCAAATGGGCAGTTTCCATTCCCAAAATCAAAGTGCTTGCAATCAATGGACCTGCAAGAAAGACAATAACAAATTACAAAACTGAGAACAACAATATGCGTTCACAATACTTCAATTGTTAGTTATCTAAATTGTTAATCAGTTTCTTGAATTTACTACCAACACTTTCAGGAAAATTGACTAAACAGTATCTGAAAGCCGCAAGTTCTCAAAAACTTTCTGATAGAATTTTCTCAACTAAACAAGAGAGTAGTAGTAGATGACTCCGTGTTACTAGAATGTTAGTGAATTACAACTCTACTAGAAGTATTTAAAGGGGGAcacaaatcaaatttgaaaatcaaaaaccaGAAACAGGATCACAAGTAACATGAAGGTCTATCATCTAGACAAGAGTTAAGAAATTACTTGAGCTTTGCCTTGTAGCTATCAACAATGTCCTGCTTCTCTTCCTTCGAAGAATACCAAATGACACTTGGAATAACAAAGTATGATAACTTACGACAAATTGGGCATGCCCTCAATGCACTATTGACATCCATCCCAGAGGTTGGAGAACTACTACGCCAATTCCTAATGCAGGATATACAGAATGGATGGTCACATTCTGACAGCAACCCAAACTTCCGTTCTGCTGCCGTGGGCTTCGAGAGAACACGTTCTAGACAAACACTGCATTCTATTTCTTGACTATGTTTTAATGCCTCCAAGTGCTTTTGCTTTTTCTCACATGATTTCAAATGCTCCTCTCTTTCCTCAGGTCTGAAAGGATGCAAGCAATGTTTTCCACATGTGGGACATAAGTCACCATGTAAATGAGGGCATTTTTCTCCTCGGGGACAATTACCGGCAGCAGCAAATGAACAGATGGGACGGTCAGATGGTCTAATACTGCTAGCTTCCCCAATATCCCAGTCATCTAGAGAATCGTGGTGCCCATACTCTTGATTCCAGGCAGGTTTAGTAGGAGGAATGAAAGGTCTACTTGAAGCAGATAGCTCCATAGGACTTCCTGGGACAGGCGTTAGACCACCTAATACAGATCTAGTACTATTACCCGGAGGAACAATATCTGAAACGAGAGATTGGCGTGCATTTGTTGATGAAGATGAAGCAGAAGAATGGCTTCGAGAAGCTTTAACATGTTCGTATCTGCAACGACTACCATATGCACAAAGTCCTTTCTGATAATAGGTGCAAATCTGTGACCAAAAAAGCCAGCAAGAGtcaatgataaagaaagaaggaaaccttactaaatgaaaattaatgggCAAATATAATGAAATCAAGCTGAGATCAAAAGATTTACGTTATGTGGGGGATCCTTCCAATCATGTGAAAACTCACAATGCTCCCCTTTCAGACACGCCCCATGAGCAAAGAACTTGCAGAGAACCCTGCAGGAGCaagaaaaatcaaagatcaTAAAAATTCCAATCATCTTCaaccccaaaaataaataaatcaattaatttctATATAACCCCTACCCCACCCAATTTAGGTGtcccatagaaaaaaaaagaatcctgATTACAAAATCTTCATTTCAGCTCCCAAATCTTCTTTGCCACCAAACAAAAGTCAgaaacttcaaccaaaaaaaaaaaaatctttttttcttaagaaaaattttaaaatacatcaAAGTTACATGAATTGATCTTCCTCTTTAAACATTAATAATTCCTCACAAAAGGCAACCAATTAAACATAAAAACCCAACTCTCAAATTATCTTTGCCACCAAACAAAAGTCAGaaacttcaacaacaacaacaaaaaaaaaaactctaacaCATCAAAGTTACATGAATTGATAGCCATAGTCTTTCACAAAAGGTAACCACTTAAACATAAAAACCCAGCTCCCACATTTTCtttgcaaccaaacaaaactcagaaacatcaaaaaaattaaatcttttcgAAATACATCAACCTCATAAAAGCTAAGAACTTAAAacataccccaaaaaaaaaaaaaaaaaccattcttttttattaaagcACAGTAACAACAAGCATATaagcacaaaatcaattcaattcCATACTCAACCAAgatcaaattttcacaaaattgaacaagaaaaaaatcgaaaattaaa includes the following:
- the LOC115986625 gene encoding putative RING-type E3 ubiquitin transferase C3H69 isoform X3, which translates into the protein MSKRVLCKFFAHGACLKGEHCEFSHDWKDPPHNICTYYQKGLCAYGSRCRYEHVKASRSHSSASSSSTNARQSLVSDIVPPGNSTRSVLGGLTPVPGSPMELSASSRPFIPPTKPAWNQEYGHHDSLDDWDIGEASSIRPSDRPICSFAAAGNCPRGEKCPHLHGDLCPTCGKHCLHPFRPEEREEHLKSCEKKQKHLEALKHSQEIECSVCLERVLSKPTAAERKFGLLSECDHPFCISCIRNWRSSSPTSGMDVNSALRACPICRKLSYFVIPSVIWYSSKEEKQDIVDSYKAKLKSIDCKHFDFGNGNCPFGSSCFYKVYEPSQLETCISRWPSRGGSSTSSWV
- the LOC115986625 gene encoding putative RING-type E3 ubiquitin transferase C3H69 isoform X1, with the translated sequence MSKRVLCKFFAHGACLKGEHCEFSHDWKDPPHNICTYYQKGLCAYGSRCRYEHVKASRSHSSASSSSTNARQSLVSDIVPPGNSTRSVLGGLTPVPGSPMELSASSRPFIPPTKPAWNQEYGHHDSLDDWDIGEASSIRPSDRPICSFAAAGNCPRGEKCPHLHGDLCPTCGKHCLHPFRPEEREEHLKSCEKKQKHLEALKHSQEIECSVCLERVLSKPTAAERKFGLLSECDHPFCISCIRNWRSSSPTSGMDVNSALRACPICRKLSYFVIPSVIWYSSKEEKQDIVDSYKAKLKSIDCKHFDFGNGNCPFGSSCFYKHKVKPGSYTWRHHRPPPRRPPPRRSGFVDDLFDMFNSIEELTASETALDPMEELTSLEMALLLRDLILDTSDSSSDEEDFYSP
- the LOC115986625 gene encoding putative RING-type E3 ubiquitin transferase C3H69 isoform X2, with protein sequence MSKRVLCKFFAHGACLKGEHCEFSHDWKDPPHNICTYYQKGLCAYGSRCRYEHVKASRSHSSASSSSTNARQSLVSDIVPPGNSTRSVLGGLTPVPGSPMELSASSRPFIPPTKPAWNQEYGHHDSLDDWDIGEASSIRPSDRPICSFAAAGNCPRGEKCPHLHGDLCPTCGKHCLHPFRPEEREEHLKSCEKKQKHLEALKHSQEIECSVCLERVLSKPTAAERKFGLLSECDHPFCISCIRNWRSSSPTSGMDVNSALRACPICRKLSYFVIPSVIWYSSKEEKQDIVDSYKAKLKSIDCKHFDFGNGNCPFGSSCFYKHAYRDGRLEEVVLRHLGSEDGEAVIAKNIRLSEFLGNMRIR